Proteins found in one Cellulomonas palmilytica genomic segment:
- a CDS encoding ABC transporter permease subunit, with product MSQQTIAHDSEHAPPEPPPGDARPVRGDSSPARDFSKGFLAKLVLVGLIDAIGLYGILTAISVEQWAIVGFLVLALVAVNWAYFSRRALAAKYLLPGLVFLLVYVIFTACYTAYVAFTNYGDGHNSTKADAVSAILAQNEQRVEGSQAYPLTILTDSDGDLTFAIVRDGQALAGTQDDPLAPAEGATVESDKVTALPDHEVLGFAAVAQRQQEIVDLRVPVSDDAADGSLRTQDASTGYVFESVMEYDPAADTMTNTQTGVVYRPNDQGQFAAEDGSTISPGWRVNVGFDNFTRAFSDDRLRTAFVEIFLWTFAFALLSVLTTFVLGLFLAVVFNDPRVRARKLLRALMILPYAIPAFISALVWKGMLNTRSGFLNQVLLGGAEIPWLTDPWLAKLSVIGVNLWLGFPYMFIVCTGALQSIPGEVYESARMDGAKPWRIMRSITLPLLMVSVAPLLVASFAFNFNNFALIYMLTGGGPNFVGTPVVVGHTDILISMVYSVAFESGLKQYGFASALSILIFIMVGAISWWGFRRTRRLEEL from the coding sequence ATGTCGCAGCAGACGATCGCGCACGACAGCGAGCACGCACCCCCCGAACCACCCCCCGGCGACGCGCGGCCCGTCCGCGGTGACTCGTCACCCGCCCGGGACTTCTCCAAGGGCTTCCTGGCCAAGCTCGTGCTGGTCGGCCTGATCGACGCGATCGGGCTGTACGGCATCCTCACGGCGATCTCGGTCGAGCAGTGGGCGATCGTGGGCTTCCTCGTCCTCGCGCTCGTCGCCGTCAACTGGGCGTACTTCTCGCGGCGCGCGCTCGCCGCGAAGTACCTGCTGCCCGGCCTGGTCTTCCTGCTGGTCTACGTGATCTTCACCGCCTGCTACACGGCGTACGTGGCGTTCACCAACTACGGGGACGGCCACAACTCCACGAAGGCCGACGCGGTCTCCGCGATCCTCGCGCAGAACGAGCAGCGCGTGGAGGGGTCTCAGGCGTACCCGCTGACGATCCTCACCGACTCCGACGGTGACCTCACGTTCGCGATCGTGCGCGACGGGCAGGCGCTCGCCGGCACGCAGGACGACCCGCTCGCCCCCGCCGAGGGCGCGACGGTCGAGAGCGACAAGGTCACGGCCCTGCCCGACCACGAGGTGCTCGGCTTCGCCGCGGTCGCCCAGCGTCAGCAGGAGATCGTCGACCTGCGCGTCCCGGTGTCCGACGACGCCGCCGACGGCTCGCTGCGCACGCAGGACGCCTCGACGGGGTACGTCTTCGAGTCGGTCATGGAGTACGACCCGGCCGCCGACACGATGACCAACACGCAGACCGGCGTGGTCTACCGACCCAACGACCAGGGGCAGTTCGCGGCCGAGGACGGCTCGACGATCTCGCCCGGGTGGCGCGTCAACGTCGGCTTCGACAACTTCACGCGCGCGTTCAGCGACGACCGCCTGCGCACGGCGTTCGTCGAGATCTTCCTGTGGACGTTCGCGTTCGCGCTGCTGTCCGTGCTCACGACGTTCGTGCTCGGCCTGTTCCTCGCGGTCGTGTTCAACGACCCGCGCGTGCGGGCCCGCAAGCTGCTGCGCGCGCTGATGATCCTGCCGTACGCGATCCCGGCGTTCATCTCCGCGCTCGTGTGGAAGGGCATGCTCAACACGCGCAGCGGCTTCCTCAACCAGGTGCTGCTCGGCGGGGCCGAGATCCCGTGGCTGACCGACCCGTGGCTCGCGAAGCTCTCCGTCATCGGCGTGAACCTGTGGCTCGGGTTCCCGTACATGTTCATCGTGTGCACGGGCGCGCTGCAGTCGATCCCGGGCGAGGTCTACGAGTCCGCACGCATGGACGGCGCGAAGCCGTGGCGCATCATGCGCTCCATCACGCTCCCGCTGCTCATGGTGTCGGTCGCGCCGCTGCTCGTCGCGTCGTTCGCGTTCAACTTCAACAACTTCGCGCTGATCTACATGCTCACGGGCGGCGGGCCCAACTTCGTCGGCACCCCCGTCGTCGTCGGGCACACCGACATCCTCATCTCGATGGTCTACTCCGTCGCGTTCGAGAGCGGCCTCAAGCAGTACGGCTTCGCGAGCGCGCTGTCGATCCTCATCTTCATCATGGTCGGCGCGATCTCCTGGTGGGGCTTCCGTCGCACGCGTCGTCTCGAGGAGCTGTGA
- a CDS encoding sugar ABC transporter substrate-binding protein, with amino-acid sequence MRRSIPALAAALGLALTLTACGGNGDDGANETAEPTQGAATTEPALTGTLTMWVDETRIDVMKPIVEEFQTETGVKVDLVQKVSGDIRTDFVSQVPTGQGPDVIIGAHDWTGEFVNNGVVAPIQFGDKSDEFAPSAVQAFTYDGQVYGAPYAIENIALVRNNKLVPETKATTFDELVAEGKAAGVKYPVLIQQGDQGDAYHLYPLQTSFDAPIFTQTEDGSYTSELGLGGENGEKFATYLQKLGADKVLDPALGGDQVKEAFLAGESPYIVTGPWYTTEFTNAGLDISVLPVPSAGGSEAKPFVGVQGAFISAKSANPVLANEFVVNYLTTEPVQSELYELGGRLPALKTAAAKVSDPILAGFNEAGATGAPMPSIPEMGAMWQFWGTTQVQIIGGQASDPVGAWNTMVTNMQDAIDAA; translated from the coding sequence ATGCGACGGAGCATCCCGGCCCTCGCGGCCGCTCTGGGGCTCGCACTGACCCTCACCGCGTGCGGCGGAAACGGGGACGACGGTGCGAACGAGACCGCCGAGCCGACGCAGGGCGCGGCCACGACCGAGCCGGCCCTCACCGGCACGCTCACCATGTGGGTCGACGAGACCCGCATCGACGTCATGAAGCCGATCGTCGAGGAGTTCCAGACGGAGACCGGCGTCAAGGTCGACCTCGTGCAGAAGGTCTCGGGCGACATCCGCACCGACTTCGTCTCGCAGGTCCCGACCGGCCAGGGCCCCGACGTCATCATCGGCGCGCACGACTGGACCGGCGAGTTCGTCAACAACGGCGTCGTCGCCCCGATCCAGTTCGGCGACAAGAGCGACGAGTTCGCGCCGTCCGCCGTGCAGGCGTTCACGTACGACGGCCAGGTCTACGGCGCGCCGTACGCGATCGAGAACATCGCGCTCGTCCGCAACAACAAGCTCGTCCCCGAGACCAAGGCGACGACGTTCGACGAGCTGGTCGCCGAGGGCAAGGCCGCCGGCGTCAAGTACCCGGTGCTCATCCAGCAGGGTGACCAGGGCGACGCGTACCACCTGTACCCGCTGCAGACCTCGTTCGACGCCCCGATCTTCACGCAGACCGAGGACGGCTCGTACACCTCCGAGCTCGGCCTCGGCGGCGAGAACGGCGAGAAGTTCGCGACGTACCTGCAGAAGCTCGGCGCGGACAAGGTGCTCGACCCGGCGCTCGGCGGCGACCAGGTCAAGGAGGCCTTCCTCGCCGGCGAGTCCCCGTACATCGTCACGGGCCCCTGGTACACGACCGAGTTCACCAACGCGGGCCTCGACATCTCGGTCCTCCCGGTGCCGAGCGCCGGTGGGTCCGAGGCCAAGCCGTTCGTGGGCGTGCAGGGTGCGTTCATCTCGGCCAAGTCGGCCAACCCGGTCCTCGCCAACGAGTTCGTCGTCAACTACCTGACGACCGAGCCCGTGCAGTCCGAGCTCTACGAGCTGGGCGGCCGCCTGCCGGCCCTCAAGACGGCCGCGGCGAAGGTCTCCGACCCGATCCTCGCGGGCTTCAACGAGGCCGGCGCGACCGGTGCTCCGATGCCGTCGATCCCCGAGATGGGTGCGATGTGGCAGTTCTGGGGCACCACGCAGGTGCAGATCATCGGTGGTCAGGCGAGCGACCCGGTCGGCGCCTGGAACACGATGGTGACGAACATGCAGGACGCGATCGACGCTGCGTGA
- a CDS encoding carbohydrate kinase family protein yields the protein MTHVVVNGPAAWNTVVRVADLPEPYPHMVLASAHHESLGGTSAGKAVTLAALGVPTTLVTTLGDDDDAARVLAALRAGHGESLTVRARPALGGRTERHVNLVSDEGDRLSVYLELPAAPPADDALGDLVRSADAAVLDLADSSRELLDVARAARVPVWCDVHDDDGVGDYQRAFVAAADVLLVSDAQLVDPGAYLSAAVASGATLAVCTRGARGAIARDADGWWEVGPADVGPVLDAEGAGDAFLAGLLRAVLAGEPRAQALAEAAATAGLAVTHPGLGAPHATRHDVARLAAAVRVARVE from the coding sequence GTGACCCACGTCGTCGTGAACGGTCCCGCCGCCTGGAACACCGTCGTCCGGGTGGCCGACCTCCCCGAGCCGTACCCGCACATGGTCCTGGCCTCCGCGCACCACGAGAGCCTCGGCGGCACGTCCGCCGGGAAAGCCGTGACGCTCGCCGCGCTCGGCGTGCCCACCACCCTCGTCACCACCCTCGGCGACGACGACGACGCGGCACGGGTCCTCGCCGCGCTGCGCGCGGGCCACGGAGAGTCCCTCACGGTGCGCGCCCGGCCCGCGCTCGGCGGCCGCACCGAACGGCACGTCAACCTCGTGTCCGACGAGGGCGACCGGCTCTCCGTCTACCTCGAGCTGCCCGCCGCTCCACCGGCCGACGACGCGCTCGGCGACCTCGTGCGATCCGCGGACGCCGCCGTGCTCGACCTCGCCGACTCCTCGCGCGAGCTGCTCGACGTGGCGCGCGCCGCCCGCGTCCCGGTCTGGTGCGACGTGCACGACGACGACGGCGTCGGCGACTACCAGCGCGCGTTCGTCGCGGCCGCCGACGTCCTGCTCGTCTCCGACGCCCAGCTCGTCGACCCCGGCGCGTACCTCTCCGCCGCGGTCGCGAGCGGCGCGACGCTCGCGGTCTGCACGCGCGGCGCACGCGGCGCGATCGCGCGCGACGCCGACGGCTGGTGGGAGGTCGGCCCGGCCGACGTCGGACCGGTGCTCGACGCGGAGGGAGCCGGCGACGCGTTCCTCGCCGGCCTGCTGCGCGCCGTGCTCGCGGGCGAGCCGCGCGCGCAGGCACTCGCGGAGGCCGCCGCGACCGCCGGGCTCGCCGTGACGCACCCCGGTCTCGGCGCCCCGCACGCGACGCGGCACGACGTCGCGCGGCTCGCCGCAGCGGTCCGCGTGGCCCGGGTCGAGTGA
- a CDS encoding glycoside hydrolase family 13 protein — MTTLDTRPTLVHAPGSPDGEWWRDAVIYQVYPRSFADGTGDGVGDLPGITARLPHLAELGVDAVWLSPFYRSPQADAGYDVADYRDVDPLFGTLADFDVMLETAHGLGLRVIVDLVPNHTSDEHAWFVEALAAGPGSPARERYLFRDGRGEHGELPPNNWQSIFGGPAWTRVPDGQWYLHLFDSKQPDLDWEHPQVRAEFEDVLRFWLDRGVDGFRIDVAHGMVKAPGLPDWDGHVSMIEGSEDAFEAAEHALHDAPASASALDRVDEVTGSGNQGPMFDQEGVHEIYRAWNRVLAEYDGDRALVAEAWVEPLSRLARYVRPDEMQQAFNFAFLATLWHAPSLRDVITASYTASDAVGAPTTWVLSNHDVVRHASRLGLPVPGSRPNGIGERDEQPDEELGLRRARAATLLMLGLPGSAYVYQGEELGLPDHTALPDDARQDPAFFRTQGAELGRDGCRVPLPWSAEAPAFGFSPTGASWLPQPSSWARYALDAQRGVAGSTYEFYRSALALRKAETLGSGGLAWLASDDDVLDLVNRDVRVVANLSAGPVALPATTQVLLASGPVPTDASGALLVEPDTTVWVRA; from the coding sequence GTGACCACCCTCGACACCCGACCGACCCTCGTCCACGCACCCGGCTCGCCCGACGGCGAGTGGTGGCGCGACGCCGTGATCTACCAGGTCTACCCGCGCTCGTTCGCGGACGGCACGGGCGACGGCGTGGGCGACCTGCCCGGCATCACCGCCCGGCTGCCGCACCTCGCCGAGCTCGGCGTGGACGCCGTCTGGCTCTCGCCGTTCTACCGCTCGCCGCAGGCCGACGCGGGCTACGACGTCGCGGACTACCGCGACGTGGACCCGCTGTTCGGCACGCTCGCCGACTTCGACGTCATGCTCGAGACCGCGCACGGCCTGGGGCTGCGCGTGATCGTCGACCTCGTGCCGAACCACACGTCCGACGAGCACGCGTGGTTCGTCGAGGCGCTCGCGGCCGGCCCCGGCTCGCCCGCGCGCGAGCGCTACCTGTTCCGCGACGGCCGCGGCGAGCACGGCGAGCTGCCGCCGAACAACTGGCAGTCGATCTTCGGCGGCCCGGCGTGGACGCGCGTGCCGGACGGCCAGTGGTACCTGCACCTGTTCGACTCCAAGCAGCCCGACCTCGACTGGGAGCACCCGCAGGTCCGCGCCGAGTTCGAGGACGTGCTGCGGTTCTGGCTCGACCGGGGCGTCGACGGGTTCCGCATCGACGTCGCGCACGGCATGGTCAAGGCGCCGGGCCTGCCCGACTGGGACGGCCACGTGTCGATGATCGAGGGCTCGGAGGACGCCTTCGAGGCCGCCGAGCACGCGCTGCACGACGCACCGGCGTCCGCGTCGGCGCTCGACCGCGTCGACGAGGTCACGGGGTCCGGCAACCAGGGCCCGATGTTCGACCAGGAGGGCGTGCACGAGATCTACCGCGCCTGGAACCGGGTGCTGGCCGAGTACGACGGCGACCGCGCGCTCGTCGCCGAGGCGTGGGTCGAGCCGCTGTCCCGGCTCGCGCGCTACGTCCGGCCCGACGAGATGCAGCAGGCGTTCAACTTCGCGTTCCTCGCGACGCTGTGGCACGCGCCGTCGCTGCGTGACGTCATCACCGCCTCCTACACCGCGAGCGACGCCGTGGGCGCGCCGACCACGTGGGTGCTGTCGAACCACGACGTGGTGCGCCACGCCTCGCGCCTGGGCCTGCCGGTGCCGGGCTCGCGCCCGAACGGGATCGGCGAGCGCGACGAGCAGCCCGACGAGGAGCTCGGCCTGCGCCGGGCGCGCGCCGCGACCCTGCTCATGCTCGGCCTGCCCGGCTCGGCGTACGTGTACCAGGGCGAGGAGCTCGGTCTGCCCGACCACACCGCGCTGCCCGACGACGCGCGGCAGGACCCGGCGTTCTTCCGCACGCAGGGCGCCGAGCTCGGCCGCGACGGCTGTCGCGTGCCGCTGCCCTGGTCGGCCGAGGCGCCGGCGTTCGGGTTCTCCCCGACGGGCGCGTCCTGGCTGCCGCAGCCGTCGTCGTGGGCGCGGTACGCGCTCGACGCGCAGCGCGGCGTGGCCGGCTCGACGTACGAGTTCTACCGCTCCGCGCTCGCCCTGCGGAAGGCCGAGACGCTCGGCTCGGGCGGGCTGGCGTGGCTGGCATCGGACGACGACGTGCTCGACCTGGTGAACCGCGACGTGCGCGTCGTGGCGAACCTCTCGGCCGGGCCGGTCGCGCTGCCCGCGACGACGCAGGTCCTGCTCGCGTCGGGCCCGGTCCCGACCGACGCGTCGGGCGCGCTGCTGGTCGAGCCCGACACGACCGTCTGGGTGCGCGCCTGA
- the dusB gene encoding tRNA dihydrouridine synthase DusB, whose translation MARVTVTNEASTRAPGAVLPPLRIGPLQVDTPVVLAPMAGVTNAAFRRLCREQGAGLYVAEMVTSRALVERGEESLRIIHHEPDERPRSVQLYGVDPGTVEAAVHMIVSEDRADHVDLNFGCPVAKVTRRGGGSALPWKRDLFQAIVTRAVRAAQPYGIPVTVKMRKGIDDDHLTYLEAGLVAQDAGVAAVALHARTAADYYSGTADWEAIARLKQTVTDVPVLGNGDIWSAEDALAMVEQTGCDGVVVGRGCQGRPWLFADLAAAFAGSDERVRPGLREVATTVRRHAELMVEHFRDESKALREMRKHMAWYFKGYVVGGDLRARFGLVSTLAELDDLVAQLDLDQPYPGEPAEGQRGRAGSPKRVVLPYGWLDSRDLSDDFRRELHEAELSVSGG comes from the coding sequence ATGGCCCGCGTGACTGTGACGAACGAGGCGAGCACGCGCGCGCCGGGGGCGGTGCTCCCGCCGCTGCGCATCGGCCCCTTGCAGGTCGACACGCCCGTCGTGCTCGCGCCCATGGCCGGCGTGACCAACGCGGCGTTCCGGCGGCTGTGCCGCGAGCAGGGTGCCGGGCTGTACGTCGCGGAGATGGTGACGAGCCGCGCGCTCGTGGAGCGTGGCGAGGAGTCGCTGCGGATCATCCACCACGAGCCCGACGAGCGGCCGCGCTCGGTGCAGCTGTACGGCGTGGACCCGGGGACCGTCGAGGCGGCGGTGCACATGATCGTCTCGGAGGACCGCGCGGACCACGTGGACCTCAACTTCGGCTGCCCGGTCGCGAAGGTCACGCGCCGCGGCGGCGGCTCCGCGCTGCCGTGGAAGCGCGACCTGTTCCAGGCGATCGTGACGCGCGCGGTGCGGGCCGCGCAGCCGTACGGGATCCCCGTGACGGTCAAGATGCGCAAGGGCATCGACGACGACCACCTCACGTACCTCGAGGCGGGGCTGGTCGCGCAGGACGCGGGCGTCGCGGCGGTCGCGCTGCACGCGCGCACCGCGGCGGACTACTACTCGGGCACGGCGGACTGGGAGGCGATCGCGCGGCTCAAGCAGACCGTCACGGACGTCCCGGTGCTCGGCAACGGGGACATCTGGTCGGCGGAGGACGCGCTCGCGATGGTCGAGCAGACCGGGTGCGACGGCGTGGTCGTCGGGCGCGGCTGCCAGGGCCGTCCGTGGCTGTTCGCGGACCTCGCGGCGGCGTTCGCGGGGTCCGACGAGCGTGTGCGGCCCGGGCTGCGCGAGGTCGCGACGACGGTGCGCCGGCACGCCGAGCTCATGGTCGAGCACTTCCGCGACGAGTCGAAGGCGCTGCGCGAGATGCGCAAGCACATGGCGTGGTACTTCAAGGGCTACGTGGTGGGCGGTGACCTGCGCGCGCGGTTCGGCCTGGTGAGCACGCTGGCCGAGCTCGACGACCTGGTCGCGCAGCTCGACCTGGACCAGCCGTACCCGGGCGAGCCGGCGGAGGGTCAGCGCGGGCGGGCGGGGTCGCCCAAGAGGGTCGTCCTGCCGTACGGGTGGCTCGACTCGCGCGACCTGTCCGACGACTTCCGCCGCGAGCTCCACGAGGCGGAGCTCAGCGTCTCCGGGGGCTGA
- a CDS encoding alpha-amylase, translated as MTHLARRTRRGARRGTRRGTRRGTAALAALLLLPAALAACTSEPPDPATQPASDGSGHDVGVQLFQWTWDAIADECTTTLGPAGYAWVLTSPPNEHITGEPWWTSYQPVSYRLESRLGTREQLAAMVETCHDAGVDVRVDAVVNHMTGQDAPGTGWAGSSYEHYEYPGIWTTTDFHHCGLTPGDDIALYLDRAQVQTCELLNLADLDTGAPRVRERLAAYLQDLVDLGVDGFRIDAAKHMAAEDVAAIVGALPDDIAVMQEVIRGSAEPITPEEYTANGQVYEFTYGKELAGVVAGSPGLALELGEATARYVPSDDAISFVENHDTERNGSTLSYRARTDDALATVLMLAGTYGTPQVYSGYAFDDTDTGPRQGADGRVLDAACGPAPAPGDDLAPGDWVCQHRWPQVAGMVGWRTVVGDAPVVDTWSQGDAVALGRGQRGFVVVNLGDDELRTTLATSLPDGEYCDVLAGGEDCAATRVRDGQVDVVVPAGAAVAWDVSRTR; from the coding sequence ATGACGCACCTCGCACGCCGCACGCGACGTGGCGCCCGACGTGGCACCCGACGTGGCACCCGACGTGGCACGGCCGCGCTCGCGGCCCTGCTCCTGCTGCCGGCCGCGCTGGCCGCCTGCACGAGCGAGCCCCCCGACCCCGCGACGCAGCCCGCCTCCGACGGCAGCGGGCACGACGTGGGCGTCCAGCTCTTCCAGTGGACGTGGGACGCGATCGCGGACGAGTGCACCACGACGCTCGGCCCCGCCGGGTACGCGTGGGTGCTCACGTCGCCGCCGAACGAGCACATCACGGGCGAGCCCTGGTGGACGTCGTACCAGCCCGTGAGCTACCGCCTCGAGTCGCGGCTCGGCACGCGCGAGCAGCTCGCGGCGATGGTCGAGACGTGCCACGACGCGGGCGTCGACGTGCGCGTCGACGCCGTGGTGAACCACATGACCGGCCAGGACGCGCCCGGCACCGGCTGGGCCGGCTCGTCGTACGAGCACTACGAGTACCCGGGCATCTGGACGACGACCGACTTCCACCACTGCGGCCTGACGCCCGGCGACGACATCGCGCTCTACCTCGACCGCGCCCAGGTCCAGACGTGCGAGCTGCTCAACCTCGCCGACCTCGACACGGGCGCCCCGCGCGTGCGCGAGCGGCTCGCCGCCTACCTGCAGGACCTCGTGGACCTCGGCGTCGACGGCTTCCGCATCGACGCGGCGAAGCACATGGCCGCCGAGGACGTCGCGGCGATCGTCGGCGCGCTGCCCGACGACATCGCCGTCATGCAGGAGGTCATCCGCGGCTCGGCCGAGCCGATCACGCCCGAGGAGTACACCGCCAACGGCCAGGTGTACGAGTTCACGTACGGCAAGGAGCTCGCCGGGGTCGTCGCCGGGTCGCCCGGGCTCGCGCTCGAGCTCGGCGAGGCGACCGCGCGGTACGTGCCGTCCGACGACGCGATCTCGTTCGTCGAGAACCACGACACCGAGCGCAACGGCTCGACGCTGTCCTACCGCGCCCGCACGGACGACGCGCTCGCGACCGTGCTCATGCTCGCCGGCACGTACGGCACGCCGCAGGTGTACTCGGGCTACGCGTTCGACGACACCGACACCGGCCCGCGGCAGGGCGCGGACGGCCGCGTGCTCGACGCGGCGTGCGGCCCCGCCCCGGCCCCGGGCGACGACCTCGCCCCGGGGGACTGGGTCTGCCAGCACCGCTGGCCGCAGGTCGCGGGCATGGTCGGCTGGCGCACGGTCGTGGGCGACGCCCCCGTGGTCGACACCTGGTCGCAGGGCGACGCGGTCGCGCTCGGGCGCGGGCAGCGCGGGTTCGTCGTCGTGAACCTCGGCGACGACGAGCTGCGCACGACCCTCGCGACGAGCCTGCCCGACGGCGAGTACTGCGACGTCCTGGCCGGCGGCGAGGACTGCGCGGCCACGCGCGTGCGGGACGGGCAGGTCGACGTCGTCGTGCCCGCGGGTGCCGCCGTCGCGTGGGACGTGAGCCGCACGCGCTGA
- a CDS encoding LacI family DNA-binding transcriptional regulator codes for MSPTLPPVRTRLTDLAEQAGVSTATVSRVLNGKHGVSAQARQAVLAALDVLGYERPEKLRTRSAGLVGLVVPELANPVFPAFAQVIESMLTERGYTPLLCTQSPGGTTEDQYVEMLLEHGVAGIVFVSGLHADTSASKERYHRLRSRGMPIVLVNGFAAGVDAPFVSTDDEAALDLAFRHLVSLGHRSIGLAIGPDRFVPAQRKRDAFAVNLRRHLGVTDAADHIVSTLFTVEGGQAAALELIASGHTAIVCGSDLMALGAIRAARSRGLEVPDDLSVVGFDDSPLIAFTDPPLTTVRQPVLAMGHAAVSALVAEINGTPASRIELKFHPELIVRGSTGAAPATVELAPAEPAATR; via the coding sequence ATGTCCCCTACGCTGCCTCCCGTGCGTACGCGGTTGACGGACCTTGCGGAACAGGCCGGTGTCAGCACCGCCACCGTCTCCCGCGTCCTCAACGGCAAGCACGGTGTGTCGGCGCAGGCACGCCAGGCCGTGCTTGCCGCTCTCGACGTGCTCGGCTACGAGCGCCCCGAGAAGCTGCGCACGCGCTCGGCGGGCCTCGTCGGCCTCGTCGTGCCCGAGCTCGCCAACCCCGTGTTCCCCGCGTTCGCCCAGGTCATCGAGTCGATGCTGACCGAGCGCGGCTACACGCCCCTGCTGTGCACGCAGTCGCCCGGCGGCACCACCGAGGACCAGTACGTCGAGATGCTCCTCGAGCACGGCGTCGCCGGCATCGTGTTCGTCTCCGGGCTGCACGCCGACACCTCCGCCAGCAAGGAGCGCTACCACCGGCTGCGCAGCCGCGGCATGCCGATCGTGCTGGTCAACGGCTTCGCCGCGGGGGTCGACGCACCGTTCGTCTCGACCGACGACGAGGCCGCGCTCGACCTCGCGTTCCGGCACCTCGTCTCGCTCGGCCACCGCTCGATCGGCCTCGCGATCGGTCCCGACCGGTTCGTGCCCGCGCAGCGCAAGCGCGACGCGTTCGCCGTGAACCTGCGGCGGCACCTCGGGGTCACGGACGCCGCCGACCACATCGTCTCGACGCTGTTCACCGTCGAGGGCGGCCAGGCCGCCGCGCTCGAGCTCATCGCGTCGGGCCACACCGCGATCGTCTGCGGCTCGGACCTCATGGCGCTCGGTGCCATCCGCGCCGCGCGCTCGCGCGGGCTCGAGGTGCCGGACGACCTGTCGGTCGTCGGCTTCGACGACTCGCCGCTGATCGCGTTCACCGACCCGCCCCTGACCACGGTGCGCCAGCCCGTGCTCGCCATGGGGCACGCGGCCGTCTCGGCGCTCGTCGCCGAGATCAACGGCACGCCCGCGTCGCGCATCGAGCTCAAGTTCCACCCCGAGCTCATCGTGCGCGGGTCCACCGGGGCCGCGCCCGCCACCGTCGAGCTCGCACCCGCGGAACCCGCCGCGACCCGCTGA
- a CDS encoding sigma-70 family RNA polymerase sigma factor, protein MRTYTAWSRARRDPLAYARRVLVNLRVDTWRRRRREVLVSPHELPDAPVVASRRAEDRDQLLRALALLTPRQRRIVVLRHLLDLSDTEVADDLGISPGTVRSTASRGLAVLRAAMTAGTDQRPPRVPHQPAPTPTPQTWTETPR, encoded by the coding sequence GTGCGCACGTACACGGCGTGGTCGCGCGCCCGCCGGGACCCCCTGGCCTACGCGCGGCGGGTGCTCGTGAACCTGCGCGTCGACACGTGGCGGCGCCGGCGCCGCGAGGTGCTCGTCTCGCCGCACGAGCTCCCCGACGCCCCGGTGGTGGCCTCGCGGCGCGCGGAGGACCGTGACCAGCTCCTGCGCGCGCTCGCGCTCCTGACGCCGCGCCAGCGCCGCATCGTCGTGCTGCGCCACCTGCTCGACCTGTCCGACACGGAGGTCGCCGACGACCTGGGGATCAGCCCCGGGACCGTCCGGTCGACCGCGTCCCGCGGGCTGGCGGTGCTGCGGGCCGCGATGACCGCCGGCACCGACCAGCGGCCGCCTCGGGTCCCTCACCAGCCCGCACCGACCCCCACCCCGCAGACCTGGACGGAGACGCCCCGATGA
- a CDS encoding SigE family RNA polymerase sigma factor: protein MTAGTRDDDGTVRVEQLTVVPTRARGARTRSATDEQFSAFVAEHGDDLLRTAWLLCGDAHRAEELTQQALVRTYAAWHRAQDPLAYARRVLANLRVDTWRRRRREVLTAPEDLPEHARSDVHARTEDRDQLARALALLSPRQRRIVVLRHMIGMPEAEVAAELGVSVGTVKSTASRGLATLRAALATHQEEAR from the coding sequence ATGACAGCCGGGACACGCGACGACGACGGGACGGTCCGCGTCGAGCAGCTCACGGTCGTCCCCACCCGGGCCCGTGGCGCACGCACCCGCAGCGCGACGGACGAGCAGTTCAGCGCGTTCGTCGCGGAGCACGGCGACGACCTGCTGCGCACCGCGTGGCTGCTGTGCGGCGACGCGCACCGCGCCGAGGAGCTGACCCAGCAGGCGCTCGTGCGCACCTACGCCGCATGGCACCGGGCGCAGGACCCCCTCGCGTACGCGCGACGCGTCCTGGCGAACCTGCGCGTCGACACGTGGCGGCGACGACGACGCGAGGTGCTCACCGCACCCGAGGACCTGCCGGAGCACGCGCGCTCCGACGTGCACGCACGCACCGAGGACCGCGACCAGCTCGCGCGCGCGCTCGCGCTGCTCAGCCCGCGGCAGCGGCGCATCGTCGTGCTGCGGCACATGATCGGCATGCCGGAGGCCGAGGTCGCCGCCGAGCTCGGCGTGAGCGTCGGCACCGTGAAGTCCACCGCGTCCCGCGGGCTCGCCACGCTGCGCGCCGCGCTCGCCACGCACCAGGAGGAGGCCCGATGA